From Homo sapiens chromosome 6, GRCh38.p14 Primary Assembly, the proteins below share one genomic window:
- the PPARD gene encoding peroxisome proliferator-activated receptor delta isoform 2 (isoform 2 is encoded by transcript variant 2) — protein MEQPQEEAPEVREEEEKEEVAEAEGAPELNGGPQHALPSSSYTDLSRSSSPPSLLDQLQMGCDGASCGSLNMECRVCGDKASGFHYGVHACEGCKGFFRRTIRMKLEYEKCERSCKIQKKNRNKCQYCRFQKCLALGMSHNAIRFGRMPEAEKRKLVAGLTANEGSQYNPQVADLKAFSKHIYNAYLKNFNMTKKKARSILTGKASHTAPFVIHDIETLWQAEKGLVWKQLVNGLPPYKEISVHVFYRCQCTTVETVRELTEFAKSIPSFSSLFLNDQVTLLKYGVHEAIFAMLASIVNKDGLLVANGSGFVTREFLRSLRKPFSDIIEPKFEFAVKFNALELDDSDLALFIAAIILCGGE, from the exons ATGGAGCAGCCACAGGAGGAAGCCCCTGAGGTccgggaagaggaggagaaagaggaagtggcagaggcagaaggagccCCAGAGCTCAATGGGGGACCACAGCATGCACTTCCTTCCAGCAGCTACACAG ACCTCTCCCGGAGCTCCTCGCCACCCTCACTGCTGGACCAACTGCAGATGGGCTGTGACGGGGCCTCATGCGGCAGCCTCAACATGGAGTGCCGGGTGTGCGGGGACAAGGCATCGGGCTTCCACTACGGTGTTCATGCATGTGAGGGGTGCAAG GGCTTCTTCCGTCGTACGATCCGCATGAAGCTGGAGTACGAGAAGTGTGAGCGCAGCTGCAAGATTCAGAAGAAGAACCGCAACAAGTGCCAGTACTGCCGCTTCCAGAAGTGCCTGGCACTGGGCATGTCACACAACG CTATCCGTTTTGGTCGGATGCCGGAGGCTGAGAAGAGGAAGCTGGTGGCAGGGCTGACTGCAAACGAGGGGAGCCAGTACAACCCACAGGTGGCCGACCTGAAGGCCTTCTCCAAGCACATCTACAATGCCTACCTGAAAAACTTCAACATGACCAAAAAGAAGGCCCGCAGCATCCTCACCGGCAAAGCCAGCCACACGGCG CCCTTTGTGATCCACGACATCGAGACATTGTGGCAGGCAGAGAAGGGGCTGGTGTGGAAGCAGTTGGTGAATGGCCTGCCTCCCTACAAGGAGATCAGCGTGCACGTCTTCTACCGCTGCCAGTGCACCACAGTGGAGACCGTGCGGGAGCTCACTGAGTTCGCCAAGAGCATCCCCAGCTTCAGCAGCCTCTTCCTCAACGACCAGGTTACCCTTCTCAAGTATGGCGTGCACGAGGCCATCTTCGCCATGCTGGCCTCTATCGTCAACAAGGACGGGCTGCTGGTAGCCAACGGCAGTGGCTTTGTCACCCGTGAGTTCCTGCGCAGCCTCCGCAAACCCTTCAGTGATATCATTGAGCCTAAGTTTGAATTTGCTGTCAAGTTCAACGCCCTGGAACTTGATGACAGTGACCTGGCCCTATTCATTGCGGCCATCATTCTGTGTGGAGGTGAGTGA
- the PPARD gene encoding peroxisome proliferator-activated receptor delta isoform X2 — MEQPQEEAPEVREEEEKEEVAEAEGAPELNGGPQHALPSSSYTDLSRSSSPPSLLDQLQMGCDGASCGSLNMECRVCGDKASGFHYGVHACEGCKGFFRRTIRMKLEYEKCERSCKIQKKNRNKCQYCRFQKCLALGMSHNAIRFGRMPEAEKRKLVAGLTANEGSQYNPQVADLKAFSKHIYNAYLKNFNMTKKKARSILTGKASHTAPFVIHDIETLWQAEKGLVWKQLVNGLPPYKEISVHVFYRCQCTTVETVRELTEFAKSIPSFSSLFLNDQVTLLKYGVHEAIFAMLASIVNKDGLLVANGSGFVTREFLRSLRKPFSDIIEPKFEFAVKFNALELDDSDLALFIAAIILCGAAAEDG, encoded by the exons ATGGAGCAGCCACAGGAGGAAGCCCCTGAGGTccgggaagaggaggagaaagaggaagtggcagaggcagaaggagccCCAGAGCTCAATGGGGGACCACAGCATGCACTTCCTTCCAGCAGCTACACAG ACCTCTCCCGGAGCTCCTCGCCACCCTCACTGCTGGACCAACTGCAGATGGGCTGTGACGGGGCCTCATGCGGCAGCCTCAACATGGAGTGCCGGGTGTGCGGGGACAAGGCATCGGGCTTCCACTACGGTGTTCATGCATGTGAGGGGTGCAAG GGCTTCTTCCGTCGTACGATCCGCATGAAGCTGGAGTACGAGAAGTGTGAGCGCAGCTGCAAGATTCAGAAGAAGAACCGCAACAAGTGCCAGTACTGCCGCTTCCAGAAGTGCCTGGCACTGGGCATGTCACACAACG CTATCCGTTTTGGTCGGATGCCGGAGGCTGAGAAGAGGAAGCTGGTGGCAGGGCTGACTGCAAACGAGGGGAGCCAGTACAACCCACAGGTGGCCGACCTGAAGGCCTTCTCCAAGCACATCTACAATGCCTACCTGAAAAACTTCAACATGACCAAAAAGAAGGCCCGCAGCATCCTCACCGGCAAAGCCAGCCACACGGCG CCCTTTGTGATCCACGACATCGAGACATTGTGGCAGGCAGAGAAGGGGCTGGTGTGGAAGCAGTTGGTGAATGGCCTGCCTCCCTACAAGGAGATCAGCGTGCACGTCTTCTACCGCTGCCAGTGCACCACAGTGGAGACCGTGCGGGAGCTCACTGAGTTCGCCAAGAGCATCCCCAGCTTCAGCAGCCTCTTCCTCAACGACCAGGTTACCCTTCTCAAGTATGGCGTGCACGAGGCCATCTTCGCCATGCTGGCCTCTATCGTCAACAAGGACGGGCTGCTGGTAGCCAACGGCAGTGGCTTTGTCACCCGTGAGTTCCTGCGCAGCCTCCGCAAACCCTTCAGTGATATCATTGAGCCTAAGTTTGAATTTGCTGTCAAGTTCAACGCCCTGGAACTTGATGACAGTGACCTGGCCCTATTCATTGCGGCCATCATTCTGTGTGGAG CTGCTGCAGAAGATGGCTGA
- the PPARD gene encoding peroxisome proliferator-activated receptor delta isoform 4 (isoform 4 is encoded by transcript variant 5), producing MEQPQEEAPEVREEEEKEEVAEAEGAPELNGGPQHALPSSSYTAIRFGRMPEAEKRKLVAGLTANEGSQYNPQVADLKAFSKHIYNAYLKNFNMTKKKARSILTGKASHTAPFVIHDIETLWQAEKGLVWKQLVNGLPPYKEISVHVFYRCQCTTVETVRELTEFAKSIPSFSSLFLNDQVTLLKYGVHEAIFAMLASIVNKDGLLVANGSGFVTREFLRSLRKPFSDIIEPKFEFAVKFNALELDDSDLALFIAAIILCGDRPGLMNVPRVEAIQDTILRALEFHLQANHPDAQYLFPKLLQKMADLRQLVTEHAQMMQRIKKTETETSLHPLLQEIYKDMY from the exons ATGGAGCAGCCACAGGAGGAAGCCCCTGAGGTccgggaagaggaggagaaagaggaagtggcagaggcagaaggagccCCAGAGCTCAATGGGGGACCACAGCATGCACTTCCTTCCAGCAGCTACACAG CTATCCGTTTTGGTCGGATGCCGGAGGCTGAGAAGAGGAAGCTGGTGGCAGGGCTGACTGCAAACGAGGGGAGCCAGTACAACCCACAGGTGGCCGACCTGAAGGCCTTCTCCAAGCACATCTACAATGCCTACCTGAAAAACTTCAACATGACCAAAAAGAAGGCCCGCAGCATCCTCACCGGCAAAGCCAGCCACACGGCG CCCTTTGTGATCCACGACATCGAGACATTGTGGCAGGCAGAGAAGGGGCTGGTGTGGAAGCAGTTGGTGAATGGCCTGCCTCCCTACAAGGAGATCAGCGTGCACGTCTTCTACCGCTGCCAGTGCACCACAGTGGAGACCGTGCGGGAGCTCACTGAGTTCGCCAAGAGCATCCCCAGCTTCAGCAGCCTCTTCCTCAACGACCAGGTTACCCTTCTCAAGTATGGCGTGCACGAGGCCATCTTCGCCATGCTGGCCTCTATCGTCAACAAGGACGGGCTGCTGGTAGCCAACGGCAGTGGCTTTGTCACCCGTGAGTTCCTGCGCAGCCTCCGCAAACCCTTCAGTGATATCATTGAGCCTAAGTTTGAATTTGCTGTCAAGTTCAACGCCCTGGAACTTGATGACAGTGACCTGGCCCTATTCATTGCGGCCATCATTCTGTGTGGAG ACCGGCCAGGCCTCATGAACGTTCCACGGGTGGAGGCTATCCAGGACACCATCCTGCGTGCCCTCGAATTCCACCTGCAGGCCAACCACCCTGATGCCCAGTACCTCTTCCCCAAGCTGCTGCAGAAGATGGCTGACCTGCGGCAACTGGTCACCGAGCACGCCCAGATGATGCAGCGGATCAAGAAGACCGAAACCGAGACCTCGCTGCACCCTCTGCTCCAGGAGATCTACAAGGACATGTACTAA
- the PPARD gene encoding peroxisome proliferator-activated receptor delta isoform 3 (isoform 3 is encoded by transcript variant 4), giving the protein MHQRDLSRSSSPPSLLDQLQMGCDGASCGSLNMECRVCGDKASGFHYGVHACEGCKGFFRRTIRMKLEYEKCERSCKIQKKNRNKCQYCRFQKCLALGMSHNAIRFGRMPEAEKRKLVAGLTANEGSQYNPQVADLKAFSKHIYNAYLKNFNMTKKKARSILTGKASHTAPFVIHDIETLWQAEKGLVWKQLVNGLPPYKEISVHVFYRCQCTTVETVRELTEFAKSIPSFSSLFLNDQVTLLKYGVHEAIFAMLASIVNKDGLLVANGSGFVTREFLRSLRKPFSDIIEPKFEFAVKFNALELDDSDLALFIAAIILCGDRPGLMNVPRVEAIQDTILRALEFHLQANHPDAQYLFPKLLQKMADLRQLVTEHAQMMQRIKKTETETSLHPLLQEIYKDMY; this is encoded by the exons ACCTCTCCCGGAGCTCCTCGCCACCCTCACTGCTGGACCAACTGCAGATGGGCTGTGACGGGGCCTCATGCGGCAGCCTCAACATGGAGTGCCGGGTGTGCGGGGACAAGGCATCGGGCTTCCACTACGGTGTTCATGCATGTGAGGGGTGCAAG GGCTTCTTCCGTCGTACGATCCGCATGAAGCTGGAGTACGAGAAGTGTGAGCGCAGCTGCAAGATTCAGAAGAAGAACCGCAACAAGTGCCAGTACTGCCGCTTCCAGAAGTGCCTGGCACTGGGCATGTCACACAACG CTATCCGTTTTGGTCGGATGCCGGAGGCTGAGAAGAGGAAGCTGGTGGCAGGGCTGACTGCAAACGAGGGGAGCCAGTACAACCCACAGGTGGCCGACCTGAAGGCCTTCTCCAAGCACATCTACAATGCCTACCTGAAAAACTTCAACATGACCAAAAAGAAGGCCCGCAGCATCCTCACCGGCAAAGCCAGCCACACGGCG CCCTTTGTGATCCACGACATCGAGACATTGTGGCAGGCAGAGAAGGGGCTGGTGTGGAAGCAGTTGGTGAATGGCCTGCCTCCCTACAAGGAGATCAGCGTGCACGTCTTCTACCGCTGCCAGTGCACCACAGTGGAGACCGTGCGGGAGCTCACTGAGTTCGCCAAGAGCATCCCCAGCTTCAGCAGCCTCTTCCTCAACGACCAGGTTACCCTTCTCAAGTATGGCGTGCACGAGGCCATCTTCGCCATGCTGGCCTCTATCGTCAACAAGGACGGGCTGCTGGTAGCCAACGGCAGTGGCTTTGTCACCCGTGAGTTCCTGCGCAGCCTCCGCAAACCCTTCAGTGATATCATTGAGCCTAAGTTTGAATTTGCTGTCAAGTTCAACGCCCTGGAACTTGATGACAGTGACCTGGCCCTATTCATTGCGGCCATCATTCTGTGTGGAG ACCGGCCAGGCCTCATGAACGTTCCACGGGTGGAGGCTATCCAGGACACCATCCTGCGTGCCCTCGAATTCCACCTGCAGGCCAACCACCCTGATGCCCAGTACCTCTTCCCCAAGCTGCTGCAGAAGATGGCTGACCTGCGGCAACTGGTCACCGAGCACGCCCAGATGATGCAGCGGATCAAGAAGACCGAAACCGAGACCTCGCTGCACCCTCTGCTCCAGGAGATCTACAAGGACATGTACTAA
- the PPARD gene encoding peroxisome proliferator-activated receptor delta isoform X1 translates to MEQPQEEAPEVREEEEKEEVAEAEGAPELNGGPQHALPSSSYTDLSRSSSPPSLLDQLQMGCDGASCGSLNMECRVCGDKASGFHYGVHACEGCKGFFRRTIRMKLEYEKCERSCKIQKKNRNKCQYCRFQKCLALGMSHNAIRFGRMPEAEKRKLVAGLTANEGSQYNPQVADLKAFSKHIYNAYLKNFNMTKKKARSILTGKASHTAPFVIHDIETLWQAEKGLVWKQLVNGLPPYKEISVHVFYRCQCTTVETVRELTEFAKSIPSFSSLFLNDQVTLLKYGVHEAIFAMLASIVNKDGLLVANGSGFVTREFLRSLRKPFSDIIEPKFEFAVKFNALELDDSDLALFIAAIILCGDRPGLMNVPRVEAIQDTILRALEFHLQANHPDAQYLFPKLLQKMADLRQLVTEHAQMMQRIKKTETETSLHPLLQEIYKDMY, encoded by the exons ATGGAGCAGCCACAGGAGGAAGCCCCTGAGGTccgggaagaggaggagaaagaggaagtggcagaggcagaaggagccCCAGAGCTCAATGGGGGACCACAGCATGCACTTCCTTCCAGCAGCTACACAG ACCTCTCCCGGAGCTCCTCGCCACCCTCACTGCTGGACCAACTGCAGATGGGCTGTGACGGGGCCTCATGCGGCAGCCTCAACATGGAGTGCCGGGTGTGCGGGGACAAGGCATCGGGCTTCCACTACGGTGTTCATGCATGTGAGGGGTGCAAG GGCTTCTTCCGTCGTACGATCCGCATGAAGCTGGAGTACGAGAAGTGTGAGCGCAGCTGCAAGATTCAGAAGAAGAACCGCAACAAGTGCCAGTACTGCCGCTTCCAGAAGTGCCTGGCACTGGGCATGTCACACAACG CTATCCGTTTTGGTCGGATGCCGGAGGCTGAGAAGAGGAAGCTGGTGGCAGGGCTGACTGCAAACGAGGGGAGCCAGTACAACCCACAGGTGGCCGACCTGAAGGCCTTCTCCAAGCACATCTACAATGCCTACCTGAAAAACTTCAACATGACCAAAAAGAAGGCCCGCAGCATCCTCACCGGCAAAGCCAGCCACACGGCG CCCTTTGTGATCCACGACATCGAGACATTGTGGCAGGCAGAGAAGGGGCTGGTGTGGAAGCAGTTGGTGAATGGCCTGCCTCCCTACAAGGAGATCAGCGTGCACGTCTTCTACCGCTGCCAGTGCACCACAGTGGAGACCGTGCGGGAGCTCACTGAGTTCGCCAAGAGCATCCCCAGCTTCAGCAGCCTCTTCCTCAACGACCAGGTTACCCTTCTCAAGTATGGCGTGCACGAGGCCATCTTCGCCATGCTGGCCTCTATCGTCAACAAGGACGGGCTGCTGGTAGCCAACGGCAGTGGCTTTGTCACCCGTGAGTTCCTGCGCAGCCTCCGCAAACCCTTCAGTGATATCATTGAGCCTAAGTTTGAATTTGCTGTCAAGTTCAACGCCCTGGAACTTGATGACAGTGACCTGGCCCTATTCATTGCGGCCATCATTCTGTGTGGAG ACCGGCCAGGCCTCATGAACGTTCCACGGGTGGAGGCTATCCAGGACACCATCCTGCGTGCCCTCGAATTCCACCTGCAGGCCAACCACCCTGATGCCCAGTACCTCTTCCCCAAGCTGCTGCAGAAGATGGCTGACCTGCGGCAACTGGTCACCGAGCACGCCCAGATGATGCAGCGGATCAAGAAGACCGAAACCGAGACCTCGCTGCACCCTCTGCTCCAGGAGATCTACAAGGACATGTACTAA